Proteins from a single region of Haliaeetus albicilla chromosome Z, bHalAlb1.1, whole genome shotgun sequence:
- the RIMOC1 gene encoding RAB7A-interacting MON1-CCZ1 complex subunit 1, which yields MAEAGGAEAGGAVSAGAVPALRPRLAALGRRLAAPRGAGGDDTFLAKGSATLDKLKDLCNEGKEHPSTLLQLYTQAVLDITYSEENQLVDEDFPEESALQKVKELISVLSEPEDLVTECSINEEPVNILGAELLECLYWRKGALLYMHCHTAKERSEWLQENIAIFKKCLNDGVHYLMKMLSFRCPLQLNEDVSLQDKDTAKLLSEGIFSDTHLLAMMYSGEMCYWGLRLCGEGRQESLETIGAVSNSDLGCRSQSVPLDFRETGRNMLTKYVAACEGPLRGRGWNTTTAKDMLRDFATSRS from the exons ATGGCGGAGGCGGGGGGCGCCGAGGCGGGGGGCGCGGTGTCCGCGGGCGCGGTGCCCGCGCTgcggccgcggctggcggcgcTGGGCCGGCGGCTGGCGGCGCCCAGGGGAGCGGGCGGCGACG ATACCTTCTTAGCAAAGGGCTCTGCTACTCTGGACAAATTGAAGGACCTCTGTAACGAAGGGAAAGAACATCCTTCCACGCTTTTGCAGCTCTATACGCAG GCTGTCTTAGACATTACGTATTCTGAGGAAAACCAGCTTGTGGATGAAGATTTCCCAGAAGAATCTGCCCTGCAAAAAGTTAAAGAacttatttctgttctttcagaacCAGAAGACCTAGTGACGGAGTGCAGCATAAATGAAGAA ccCGTCAACATCCTTGGTGCAGAGTTGTTAGAATGTCTTTACTGGAGAAAAGGAGCCCTGCTTTACATGCATTGTcatacagcaaaagaaaggagTGAATGGCTACAAGAAAACATTGCCATATTTAAAAAG TGTCTTAATGATGGAGTTCACTACTTGATGAAGATGCTTAGCTTTAGATGCCCTCTTCAGCTAAATGAAGACGTCTCACTTCAAGATAAAGACACAGCTAAATTACTCAgtgaag GTATATTTAGTGACACTCACTTACTGGCAATGATGTACAGTGGAGAAATGTGCTACTGGGGACTGCGACTGTGTGGAGAAGGGAGGCAGGAAAGCCTTGAGACGATAGGTGCCGTCTCTAACAGTGACCTGGGCTGCAGATCACAGAGCGTGCCGCTGGATTTCCGAGAAACGGGCAGAAACATGTTAACGAAGTATGTGGCTGCCTGTGAGGGGCCTTTAAGAGGCCGCGGGTGGAACACAACAACAGCAAAGGACATGTTGCGCGACTTCGCAACATCCCGCAGCTAA